Genomic segment of Malus domestica chromosome 15, GDT2T_hap1:
cactTTGTTCTCTAAGAAACTTTGAAATTTCACCATGATAATTTAATGGGCAAAcagttttggattgaattgaatttttgcaaaaatgattTATGAATTGAGATTTACAAAATAGGACGATGCAGATTATTAAAGTTTGATACAGAGTGGATTCCACAactaattctcatttttttcatGACTTGGTTCGACAGTCGAACCTTATAATCTCTCTATAAAAGTATGGTGCCATACCCAAGGGTATCCACTCTAAAACACTTTTGAGCCAACTAATAATCGTTATTCCTAGCTTAATAATTACGTTGGCAGCTTGTTTGGAGatgtttctattaaaaaaacgCTTATTCTAAAAGTGCTTTTTGTAATAGACATGTAGGAACTAATAGGTGCTTATCTAAAATGTGCATTTACGACTCATAAATGTTTTAACTTTTCATGACAAACATaatcaaaaacacttttaactgTTATAAAATACTTTTAATCCTTTTAAAAGCAGTATAAAAAAAGTACTAGCAGAGATATttgcaggaaaaaaaaaaaactcagcaTCTAattaaatctttatttttttagacaATATAAAACCGTGTTTCTTTTCCAAAATCTTACACATGCTAAAAATATATATTCCAACTCCCCAAAAGCTGAATTTTAAGCCAACTTTGATCTGCCAGACATAAGAATTTGATTTGGCATCTAAAATTTCAACTGCAATCACATCctcatctttttttattttttttatttttttggaactGTACACGAATTATGCAGCATTGGCTGGATTCAGATCAGTTTTCAAATCATGCATTTATGGATTTATGGCTTGAATATTGTTTAGTATCAAAGTCAACTCTACCAAGTTCTGCTTAAAATATTTTGAAGAAACTTTTGGGATGTCTGATTAGTCTAATTAAAGAACAAGAACATGTCTAGAGAATTTTATTTGGGGAACCTAAACCAGCATATTCCACTCCAATATTCTTAGCTACCCAATTCATGTAGACGTTGATCAGACTAGTTGGCCAAGACAGATTAAAATATCGCTTTGCTAAACCGAAAGAAATTTTTGTAGAAAAACCCATATAAGCAATAGGCATGCGTTTCATCTTTTGGTTAATTAGTCACCATAAACTCTAAGCATGCATTTCACAAACCAATCTCCATGGGCCTAGGTGCATTTTTGCGTCCACATTACGTAACCCTAGAGTTATTAATTAGTGAAAATAACAGAGATAAGACTATGAATTAGGTAATTATCTTTATTGCACGTAAGACGTCGTGAAGCTCAAGGATAAGGCTCAAAAAGCACCTTAAGAAAAAGGCGGTACGTCTCAAGCAATTACTAAATCACTGCTCATAGTAAGACGCTTGTAGCTCAGTTGCTTAAAAAACGTTTACGCTGAGAATCTTGTGTTAGTTCCTTCCATGACCAGCCCAAAAGTGTGCTAAAGGTTTGAGATCATCACATAAGAAGGCCCAAACTAAAGTGTTATGAGCCTTAAATGAGGCCCAAGACACCAAGAACCAAAGCACTACTTTGCTAATATATGTAATGATATGCTTATATAAACCGAGTTACAAATCAGTACAGTAATACAAGTCCCTCAGTTCTTATTCACCAAGTTTCAATTCATCAGCTGACATAGCCAATTAACTCGTACAGAAGAGAAGCCTAAAGTTCTTGCAAGAGCTTAAAACATCGTGTAATAATCGCGCGATGCAGCCTTTCGATAAGGGGTAAATACCCattattctctctttttttctcgACTCCATTTGTTCAACGATGACATTTTTATAGTCTGCAGCCTAAGAATTCACTTACACAAGCATTTTACTAAATCCGCTACTACAACGACATTAAGTAGCTTCGATTACTATATTATCATCTGATTCGTTATTAACTCGTCACTAACCCATGGTGTAAGAAGGGGTTGGCAAGTTGATTACAGTGGTCTTGATCTTGGTCATCATGTTGATGCTGTTGGTGATTCCTTGTGAACCAATTCCACTGTCCTTTATGCCCTGTCAAATGAGCAATTCATAAAAATCGTCAACATGACGGTCTTGGAATGAGATTCTAAGGAGAATCAGAGGACAAAACAAACTACTgtgcagaaggagaaaaaagAGTGCGGAAATCATCTCCCAAACTAGTTTTCCGAACTTTTAAACGTTTACCTGGAACGGAAAATGATCTGGTCCACGAGCAGGTGCGGAGTTTATTTGAACAGTTCCCGTCTCCATTGCATCACCAATCAACATGGCCTTGTTGATGTCCTTTGTGAACACACAGCCCTGCATTTTTACACATGGGTCAATATTTTATGAGGTGAAGCAAGCATGAAATGGTGAATTCCGAAGAAAATCAACGTTACCTGGAGTCCGAAGTTACTGGCATTGCAATGGTGGATTCCTTCTTCTACCGTAGTAATCCTAATAACGGGCAAAACTGGACCGAATGGCTCTTCCCATGCAATTCTCATGTCCGGCCTGACATTATCTAACAACAAAGGCCAGATAAGGTTGCCGTCTCTCTTGTACTCTTGGCAAAATGTTGCTCCTTTCTGTTTTGCATCCACAACCAAACCTTCAATAAAATTCGCAGATGATTCTGAAACAACGGGAGTGATGTCACTGTTATCCTCTGGTGGACCAACAGTTAATTTCGCCACTCGTGCATTCACTTTCGCAACCAGGGCATCAGCAACGGATTCCATCACCAAGACAACCTTAACAGCAGTACATCTTTGACCGCTGTTACAAATGTGCGTTGTCAAGCGAGCATGAAAAAAATATTGTTAGTCAAGTACTATGGATTGCAGCAGAAAGAGTGAGACTAACACAATTAATTTCTTCACCTGTAAGAAAAGCCTCCCTTTATTATGTTTGCCGCGACCAAATCTAGGTCGGCATCTTCAAGCACAATGCATGCATCTTTTCCTCCCAATTCCATCTGAAGAGGGATCATGCCTGCCTTTTTCGAAATTGCAATGCCGGTGTCACCACCAGTGAAGCTGAGAAACCGGGATTCATCAATGAGTAACGATAGATAAGGAAAGGGAGCCTATTGTAGCATCGAAGAAATACAATCTGGGATTACCTAATGCAGTTCACTCCAGGATGCATGGTAAGGAAGTCGCCGATCTCAGATCCTTTCCCAGTGACACAGCTAATAAGGCCTTTGGGAAATCCAGCCAAGTGGAAGCAATGCACCATATGAAGGCAAGAAACAGCACCCTACAAGGAAACACGTACAAATTAGTCTTCCACAGACTTAAAGAGATCATCAAACATAAATCTTTTATCAAGTGTTTTTGAAAGAATTTTGTAATGCAGTTCTGTCATTCAAAATACATTTGCACGAATTTACGCAGTGGCACTGATTTACTGAGAAGTTGAACTCAGGTCAGTAAAAAGGATGTGCAGAATCAAACAGCAGGGGAATTACTGAGTCTCGAACACAATGTCTTAATATCTAGTAAGAACTGCTGGACCAGTGTATAATTTTGAAGATTGGTAATACCTGAGTTGGGGGCTTGAGCACAAGGGCGTTTCCAGCGATCAGCGCAGGAGCAATTTTTGAGACAGCAAGGTTGACAGGATAGTTAAATGGTGGAATGGCTAGAACCACGCCGAGTGGAATCTGCAATCATATTGCAGTTGCATTCAATCAAACTGCTCACAAGTAAGGATAATCGTAATGGAATCAACGTAATCACAAAGTAAATGCTGTGTTATTGAAAAGAAGCAAAGTATTACATTTGTCTGGTAACTTAAGTTGGAAGAATTTATGACAAACATGACCAAAGAAATTTAAAGAAAGTATTGGCAACTGCTGAGAATGAAATcagataatataaatataattgcGAAAACTCATCAGTCGAGTAGAAAggtaaactaaaactaaaatgtactcgaaaaataaaaataccttGGAAGTTAAGCAATATTTTGTTCTGTCATTTCCCGGGAAACTATCAGACACCAAGAACTTCCCCTCTCCGAGAATCCTAACCCCTTCTTCGGCACAGTAAGACACCAAATCTCCAGACCTCACAACCTTCACAGAACCCAAACTTTCCATATCAATTTCCAGTTCAAATATATAAATCAAACATGAACATATAACAAAAACGATTTTTCACATGTAATCTCTTGATAACGTTACACTTGAAGGGAAAAACCTTCAAACTCGATGCTTTAGAAAAACAACTTGCTGACTTATTAACGAATTCATCTAAGAAATTTCGCAactaaaaacaaatcaaaacacgACAAGCGTTTATGTATGAACTTATAGTTgtcagtgtgtttttttttaatttagtaaGAAGACAGTGAACAAGTTATAGACCTCTGTGATAGCATCTTTAGCAGGTTTAGCAATTTCTTTAACCAGTGACTCTCCAATTGGAGCTTTGTGTTCTTTGAGGATAGAAGCAGCCCTGTGAAGGAGCTCGGCCCGCTTCCAAAGCGGGGTCTTAGCCCACGCCTTCTGCGCTATTTTCGCCGTCTCCATGACCTTGTTCACCTCTTCCTGTGTACAAGCTGCCACAGCCGAACAAAGGGCAGTCGTTAACATCACACTCGCGCATATACAGagaaatttgtaaaatattCAATTTGAAGCGCACATAAAATTGTAAAACATTCAGTTTGAAGTGCATATAACTAAAATTAAAGCGCGAAAAAACCTCTACCcaattgaaaaccatgaaagaAGATGACCATTACCTTGAACCTTGTACTGAACCTTTCTTGTGGTAGGGTTGATGATGGGAACAAGTTTACCAGAAGATGATTTCTTCCACTCCCCATCACCATAATACTTGTATGCTTCTCCATCAAGAATCTCTGCGAACAATCCACTCCCAGCCATCACTCTTTTCTCAAAGATTCAAACACCAAATCTCctaaaaaacccagaaatccaACACGATTTCTTCCTCCAAGCTATAAAAAA
This window contains:
- the LOC103399999 gene encoding NADP-dependent glyceraldehyde-3-phosphate dehydrogenase-like, whose protein sequence is MAGSGLFAEILDGEAYKYYGDGEWKKSSSGKLVPIINPTTRKVQYKVQACTQEEVNKVMETAKIAQKAWAKTPLWKRAELLHRAASILKEHKAPIGESLVKEIAKPAKDAITEVVRSGDLVSYCAEEGVRILGEGKFLVSDSFPGNDRTKYCLTSKIPLGVVLAIPPFNYPVNLAVSKIAPALIAGNALVLKPPTQGAVSCLHMVHCFHLAGFPKGLISCVTGKGSEIGDFLTMHPGVNCISFTGGDTGIAISKKAGMIPLQMELGGKDACIVLEDADLDLVAANIIKGGFSYSGQRCTAVKVVLVMESVADALVAKVNARVAKLTVGPPEDNSDITPVVSESSANFIEGLVVDAKQKGATFCQEYKRDGNLIWPLLLDNVRPDMRIAWEEPFGPVLPVIRITTVEEGIHHCNASNFGLQGCVFTKDINKAMLIGDAMETGTVQINSAPARGPDHFPFQGIKDSGIGSQGITNSINMMTKIKTTVINLPTPSYTMG